A single window of Methanoregula sp. DNA harbors:
- a CDS encoding DUF308 domain-containing protein, which translates to MYRGQMFILKGIIGIIFGIIAVAIPGFTLGTLFTIFGLFIIAAGIIAFLFAVTSHPKDSSLWFWLSLGILALGLLSVLFPEMIALSFAIIIAGWALITGIFDLEHCITGRRYFYYLFGGMSGTFIALLVALLYFVPALRADYLMTTFGVFVFVFGIFSLVIGMMIIKGKMQDAIRVPSGQE; encoded by the coding sequence ATGTACCGCGGGCAGATGTTTATCCTTAAAGGGATCATTGGAATAATATTCGGGATCATTGCGGTGGCAATACCGGGTTTTACCCTTGGGACGTTATTTACAATCTTCGGGCTGTTCATCATTGCAGCGGGCATCATCGCGTTTCTTTTCGCGGTCACGTCCCACCCAAAAGACTCCTCGCTGTGGTTCTGGCTCTCACTGGGCATCCTTGCGCTTGGCCTGTTGTCCGTGTTATTTCCAGAGATGATCGCGTTATCATTTGCCATCATCATCGCAGGCTGGGCGCTCATCACCGGTATATTTGATCTCGAACACTGCATCACAGGGCGACGGTACTTTTATTATCTTTTCGGGGGCATGTCCGGCACATTTATCGCTCTCCTTGTAGCTCTCCTGTATTTTGTCCCGGCATTGCGGGCTGATTACCTGATGACGACGTTTGGCGTGTTTGTCTTTGTGTTCGGCATCTTTTCACTGGTGATCGGCATGATGATCATCAAAGGAAAGATGCAGGATGCCATCCGGGTTCCCTCCGGTCAGGAGTGA